The Lycium barbarum isolate Lr01 chromosome 9, ASM1917538v2, whole genome shotgun sequence genome has a segment encoding these proteins:
- the LOC132609226 gene encoding prefoldin subunit 6, translated as MAATRELQRDLENKANDLSKLQKDISKNHQIRKKYTIQLGENELVLKELDLLNEDANVYKLIGPVLVKQDMAEARANVKKRIEYISAELKRLDSTLQDLEEKQNSKKETIMKLQQKIQSLQAGKAKA; from the exons ATGGCAGCTACACGAGAATTGCAACGTGACCTAGAAAACAAAGCCAACGATCTTAGCAAACTTCAAAAAG ATATATCAAAGAACCACCAAATCAGAAAGAAGTACACTATTCAACTAGGTGAAAACGAGCTTGTTCTCAAG GAATTGGATCTGTTGAATGAAGATGCGAATGTTTACAAGTTGATTGGACCAGTGCTTGTGAAGCAGGACATGGCTGAGGCTAGGGCTAATGTAAAAAAGCGAATTGAATACATTTCGGCCGAACT AAAGCGATTGGATAGTACTCTTCAAGACTTGGAAGAAAAGCAGAACAGCAAAAAGGAAACG attaTGAAGTTGCAGCAAAAGATTCAGTCTCTCCAGGCTGGAAAAGCGAAGGCCTGA